A region from the Hominilimicola fabiformis genome encodes:
- a CDS encoding NAD(P)-dependent malic enzyme: MDKKEFALKQHEDWHGKIEVVSRAKVTNREELSVAYTPGVAEPCLEISKDVDLSYKYTRRSNLVAVITDGTAVLGLGDIGPEAGMPVMEGKCALFKVFADVDAFPLCVRSKDVDEIVNTVKMIAGSFGGVNLEDISAPRCIEIERRLREECDIPVFHDDQHGTAVVVLASVLNALKVVGKDITEIKAVVNGAGSAGMAITRLLVSRGLKNVIMCDKYGSLYRGNPEMNSEQAKLAELTNPDNLDVKLDEAIVDADLFIGVSAPGILTEEMVAKMAKDPIVFAMANPVPEIMPDVAKKAGVRVIGTGRSDFPNQINNVLAFPGIFRGALDVRASDINDEMKMAAAQAIADIIKDDELNDEYIIPDAFDKRVAENVAKAVAKAARESGVARI, from the coding sequence ATGGATAAGAAAGAATTTGCACTAAAACAACACGAGGACTGGCACGGTAAAATTGAAGTTGTGTCAAGAGCAAAGGTTACAAACAGAGAAGAACTTTCTGTTGCATACACACCGGGTGTTGCAGAGCCTTGTCTTGAAATTTCAAAGGACGTGGATTTGTCATATAAATACACAAGACGTTCAAATCTTGTTGCCGTTATAACGGACGGTACAGCTGTACTCGGACTTGGCGATATAGGTCCGGAGGCAGGTATGCCTGTAATGGAGGGTAAATGTGCATTGTTCAAGGTGTTTGCAGATGTTGACGCATTTCCGCTTTGCGTTCGTTCAAAGGACGTTGACGAAATTGTAAATACGGTTAAAATGATTGCCGGTTCATTCGGCGGTGTTAATCTTGAGGATATATCCGCTCCGAGATGTATTGAGATTGAAAGAAGATTGAGAGAAGAATGTGATATTCCTGTATTCCACGATGACCAACACGGTACAGCCGTTGTTGTACTTGCGTCGGTGCTTAACGCTCTAAAGGTAGTCGGCAAGGATATTACGGAAATTAAAGCCGTTGTAAACGGTGCAGGCTCGGCAGGTATGGCGATAACAAGACTGCTTGTTTCAAGAGGTTTGAAAAATGTAATTATGTGCGACAAGTACGGCTCACTTTACAGAGGAAACCCTGAAATGAACAGCGAACAGGCAAAGCTTGCCGAACTTACAAATCCGGACAATCTTGATGTAAAGCTTGATGAGGCAATCGTAGACGCAGATTTATTTATAGGTGTTTCCGCACCTGGTATTCTTACGGAAGAAATGGTTGCAAAAATGGCTAAAGATCCAATCGTGTTTGCTATGGCAAATCCTGTTCCGGAAATTATGCCTGACGTTGCAAAGAAGGCAGGCGTAAGAGTTATAGGTACGGGAAGAAGTGATTTTCCTAATCAAATCAACAATGTGCTTGCATTCCCGGGTATATTCAGAGGTGCACTTGACGTAAGAGCAAGCGATATTAATGATGAAATGAAAATGGCAGCCGCACAGGCGATTGCCGATATTATTAAAGACGATGAACTTAATGATGAATATATTATTCCTGACGCATTCGATAAGCGTGTAGCGGAAAACGTTGCAAAGGCTGTTGCAAAAGCAGCAAGAGAATCGGGCGTTGCAAGAATATAA